Genomic segment of Seriola aureovittata isolate HTS-2021-v1 ecotype China chromosome 1, ASM2101889v1, whole genome shotgun sequence:
ATTTCTCATCCCCTCCACGTGGTACTTGAATTGTCATGCCATGACTCATGACAGCTTTGTTTTATTAACTTTATAAACACGATGTGTTTTTTATACACATGCTGCTGAACAGGCATTATTGTGAACTAAGTTTCAGAGGTTTTAGAGTAGTTGAAGCATAGTATGACAGCAGAGGACTCAGAGAaattggttcctactgaaggTGCGTGTGATTTATTCTGAACCCTGCAAGCCAGAGGCCAGGGGTGATGAATATGACCTTAGCTCCTTCTGAAAGGAGAACTGATTCTCTAGCTGTGAAACGAGCACTGAAAAGTGAAACAGTGGTGgggagcaggaagagaggaagaaaagggggAATGAAAACTCTATTAGCTGCCTCTGCCACAGGAATTCATCAGTGCTTGTCAAGACAGCTGTCCTGACTAGGCAATGAATTAGTTTCAAGTGTCTGTGTGCTAAAGCAAGCAAGGGGAACATTAATACTCCCTAATCAAGGGCTGTGTTGGCATATTCCCTCCGTTGTCTCCCTTCTGTTATTCCATCCCCTAccggagacagagagacagagccgacaaagacaggagagacaggCCTGGTTAGCTCTGATGCAGAGTGCAGTTTCCTTTGAGATTAGTAGAACTTCACTTCTGTTATGGTAGGTGTTGGATTCCTATGAAACAAGTCAGGCTATGCTGATGCGTTACATGTGCCGTAATGCTGTCAAATTTTGTTAAGAGAGAGAAACTGCTGATGAGATCGCCAGAAGCAGGTCTTTTTAAAAGATACACAAGGACAAGGACCTAGTGTTAGAGGTCAACCTGAAGcactttttgtttcattttcagcaggATTTCCAACAGCGCTGGGAGTTTAATATGATTTTAGCACTATACCACTATGTTTTCAAACAGTACGCTGAGCCATGCTAGCAGTTAAACCCATATCACTTCTAGTGAGAGACCCATGCTTTGAAGAGTAActtaaacagcagcagcagccaagcCCAGCGCCCCAGATAGCACACTGTTTGGCCCTGTGTTCAGCCGCATTTATGTGGACCAGCAGTGTGGTCATTGTGAGGATATGAATATACTGGCTTTCCAGAGTCTAGCTTAATGCAATGTACAGATGACAACAAGACCCAAGTTAGGTGAACAGTCCCATCTCCCAAGAAGGCACATAAGCAAATTAAGTGTGACCAAAAGCTTTAATTCGAAAGGCAGAAGGATTAGGCTGTTTGATGAGCAGATTTAAGGGTGCAGGCAAGgggaacaaaaagaaacacttcTGGCCAAGCGTAATAATCtttgaaaatgttctttaaacCCATCTCCCTGTGACGTGTATTTTCACTGCACTTCAACCCAACATCTTCCATCCCCAAGATTAAGGGCTTTTATCATGTATCCTCTCTCTCCCGTGATTGCTGcttgatatttttgcttttgacGTCTTCTTCCgtttttgccttttttccttctttttactCAAAGTGGACTTTAATAGGTTTAGGAAATGTTACATCTTAGTGCACTTCCAGACAAGTGTATTACCACTCCACTAAAACACTCCCTCTCTTAAACAAAGTTGTCTGATTTAATCCCTGAGGGTGTGCTTCCGGCGTGTTGGATAAGGCCCACCTCAgtgaatgtgttgtgtgtacggttttgatgacttttcctTTTCCGTCTGTCTTTTCAGACTTTTCATACGCCCAGCTTGGGTGACGAGGAGTTTGAGATTCCTCCCATTACACCTCCACCTGAGACGGAGTCTGGTCTGGGTCTATCGGAAGTGGACTCACATTTCCAAGCCATGTCAGAGCCCCCAGGTCCGCACAGGGGTCCATTAATCCCTCAGTTCCCCCCTCAGAGCCTGGATCTGCCCTCTATTACCATCTCACGCAACATGATGGACCAGGAAGGGATGTCTGTCAACAACGGCCAACCTGTGGTGAGCACTGCTATGCATTTATAACACCAGTAAATCAAGGAGTCTATTTATTTTCTGCGACTAGAGAAATGTTATCCTCATTTGTCAACACACAAAAATCCTGCACTAGCACTGCTCCAGCAGCTGTTCTACTTGTAGCTGCAGCTCCAGATGTGATAACCAAACTAAAAGATATGATTTATAAGTATGTACTACTAGAGACCCCTGATATCAGAGGCGTAAAGTCCTTAAATGAGCCCTTTTACTGAACCACGATGTCACCTTCACAGTTTTTGTACGCCTCCTGTTGTCAGTGCATCTGGCACAGCATCTGGCCTTGTTTACAACACAGGAGGTATATGATCACATTGAGTAAATGTCATGATATTATGTTACTTActgtgaggattttttttttgaaaagcacACAGCGCACTGGATGATCCCCCTCTGTAAGGTGAGCAGATGTGAATAGATCACAGGTGTTAGAATACAAAGCGCATTCAGCCCCAGAAGGACAGTGAAAATGGGACCCAAAAGTGCCAGTTTCACATGCTCATATTTAATTCATGTTGCCTCccaaagccttttttttctgctgtaaatgcTGATGCATGCTTCTGTCCATTGTCTCATGAGGTCTTCGAAATAGACACATGCTTTGTGTGGAGTTTAGGATCAGCTTTGTGTTGTAGAGAATTACCCTCCTAGTGAGGTCttgacaaacatgtttttagctTAATCCTCCTTTCCACCGACACAGATGGCCAAACACGGAACAGTAGACGAAGTAATCACTGTCTTTATGTTGATACTGTTATGTGCTATAGATTGTGAGATTGTtgtctcggggggggggggcattttcAAATGCCACAATCATAGAAGCATTGAGGAGGAAAAATGGAAATGTCACTGGCTGACTAGTTGTCTTACAGACCTGTTACAGAAATGGAAGATTCatttaggaaaaaaagaaatgaaaggacAAAGGCATGAGCGGAGAGATGATGATATTGATGCTGAATGTGCTTTGTGAAGCACAAAGCACAGAAAGAGGTGCCATGATCATTATAACtgtgtgaataaatgaaatgtgttttagacCCCCTGCTTCTCCCCCTTCTCTGTAACACATTTGTTGAATCACACTGATATTAgagatatttatttacattccaTATGGGAAGGGGCTATAAAATTTTACAGCTCCTTTTCCTGCTTCCATGCTTCTGGCATGTAAAATAATTGCAGCTTTTAAAATATCTCTGCTGCATACAGTAAGTGAGCCCCAGAAGGCTTTTGCCTAAAgaattttcatttcatggtcAGTTAAGCTTTCTACATCTGGAAGAAACAGAACCTTGACACAATTACATTCCTGACTGTTCTCACGACTTGCTGGAGGATTAGATTTGATTCTCAAACATTATTCCTCTTTAACACCATTTGCATGGCTCATGTCTCTGATTGTGCAGAGACTCTATTAAAAACTGAGGGGAGAATATGGGTTTCTGCTCTTTGCCTCGTGGCATTGTCGTCGGCACACCACTCTCTCGTTATCAGTCATCGCACATTGTACCGCAGGAAGGCTTGTGGTGGCCCTTCATTTTTCTGTAAATGGGATTGATCCCCAAAAGTCTTGTGACAATGCCTATAGAAATTCTATTCATCTATGGTTTTATCTGCGTCTTGAAAAGAGAACGCAACTTTTAAATGAGATAAGTAACAGCGCTGTTTGCAGTGCCTTCTATATACAGAGACAATGATTTACGGAGGCCCTGAGAGGggtgttttgtcattttgtcagcACACTGATAAAGGGATGACAACCTTATATACATGATTACATTCTGTGTTATTTGTTATGGCTGCGGGGGCAAACAAATAAACCGTGCACTATtgcaattacatttttcatcaagCCACCATGCTCATATTTCCCAAACACTTGTCttggttttctttctctgtagtAGCTTACTGGTGGAGaatatttagtgtgtgtgaaagcCTGTCTCTTATCAGAACTTAATGAGAAACCCAACCAGTGAATATACCTGGGCTCTTTTCAAAAGCTTCTTCCATGTCATTGCATTGCCAAGTGTTCTGCTAATTCCTGTCCCCATAACGTTCAGCGTATGTCTTGCAAATTGGCCACAGATGCCGAGCTTCTAcaaagagaaatacattttctcaGCTGCCTGGCAAGCCCTGAATCCgaagtcattatttatttaatctgctCTCCTAACAAGCTTCTGACTCTCATTTTTGTCTCCCAGCATGTGTCCTCCTGATCTGTGATTGAGTCTCAATAGTGCCAAATAGTACTGGAGTTAGAGCTGCCAGTATTGCTTTATTCACAATTTCTTCTCGATTTTCTCCCTCCTGCACAGCAAGGGTCTCTGGGTTCTATTTCAAAAAACACCTGGTGCCTTCGCCACATTTTAGGTTTTTCTCAACACACGTAAGCATGTACTGAAATGGGCTCTGTGTCCTCCATGATTGGATTCGAAACCTACAGTAGTCAACTAGTTGTATTACATGTTAAAATCAATATTTAGGAGCTATGAGGGCTGCTGTCTTAATACGTTTATCACCATGTGGTGatgcatttatatatttttcattacaaACTGGCTGCTTCACATGTCATTAGCTTTACAGCTTCAGAGATATGCTAATATCTAACACAAAATGGTGTTTGGACCACATGCATCATGCAAGATGAAAGTGAGGCTGAAAAAGCCATTTGCAGTTTGTTGTTCACATGATTTGATATGCCTTGATATTGTGGAGATTGCCAGTGAGTATAATACCCTCGGTTTTGACTGGTCAAAAACCACTATATCCTGAATCAAATGGAAAATGTGAGCACTGTTGCAGAAAGCATGTTTTTCTACACTTCCCTCTTATCTCCCTTCCAAGCCAAGAAGCACTGACATGAGTTGTACATCAATTTAAGagagtggattttttttttcgcttcgtttcttttttcttttctacctcGACAGACAGCTATTGTGACATATTGGGTCAGTCAGAAATGAAAGATATTCATGCAGGCATGCAATACTTGTAATGAAGTCTCAGCTTGACCTTCTGCATGATTGATTCTGTAATTTACTTTTCTCAGGCAGCTCTCAGAATGAAATGATGTCATGTTGGACAAGTTTTAAATACCCATAATGCATCAGGAGAAATGGCGGACAGGGTATGGGTCAGCGGTTGTACCGGaccaagggggggggggggggtttgtttttaagtgggggttATAGATTGGGGAGTTTGcacaccacagagagagaaagggagagaagtgTGTTTGACTGAGACAGGGCAGGGGAAAGAAAAACTATTTATCTTCATGCTATTATAGCCTTTACCGGCATTCAGAATTCCATTTTTCTCATTTGGCTTAAGCACAGACTTCAGCAGGTTGcagaaaatggaggaaaaaaaataaaatgatgtacCCGTTTAGAAGCCGAGTAAAGGAATATGTGCAGAGCGCTGATAAACTATCTTTAATAGGACTGACCTTTCATGCTGGCGAAAGTTACTGGGGGATTCATCCTTATAATTACCATATAGATGATTTTACCCCTCTCCTGCCATGGAACATTTCCAAGAGCTCTAGCATTGATTGAATGGAAATTGAACTTGTTAACATTCTTTTCAGCCTGTTACAGCTTAGTACATAGTGCCACTGTTCATAAATTCTCCCCAAATTCTGATTTCCAATATCTTAAAGAACAGACTGGAACTTGCTTTCATTGACATCAGTGTTGAGATTTTTATCACTCGGTCGATGCATAATGTTGCATTCTGAGTCCAGCTGTTGTGTTTATTGGCCTGCGTTTATTGTGGAAAAGGTTTCACACATTGtcagttgcatttttttttttttcatcttttctgaatgctttatgtgtctgtgtgtggactgtTCGCTGAGTTAAGAGGGGATGAAGCAACAGTAAtgtacaaaacaagcaattttttttcttcttttgcagCATATTGTTAACAGCATTATGTCGATTCCAGCTATTTCAGCTTTGACATTAAAAGCAGCACAATGGGGAATATTGCAAACTGAATctacaaaataaacttttattgaTCACAGAGTAGATTTCTGCTTGTTAGTGTTTgacgtacaaacacacagacagacaacacaccTAGACGCACACACGATCCTGACAGAGGAGGGCACATCTGGCCACTGTGTACTCAAGATAAGGACTTATTTGCAGATTTACGATGACTATCAAAATATCTGGTTAGATGTCTGCTGTGACTGCTGACAATACTGCaatcaaaatgcaaatgagaaGGCAGAGGGACATAAATAAACAACCTAGTATCAGATTCATATTCACAATCAAGGCAGCTGTTACTTAAGATGATTTCTTTCACTCGTGTGTTATTAGCTGGTATCTTTTCATTCAAATCAGACGTGCTAATGCTGGCATTTCACTGACGTAACTGTCTTCGCGCTTCGGTAACATGAAAACTATTCCATTTGCTGCTGTAATATGTGGTGAAATAAGACATTTAGCAGGCTGTTGAATGTGACATGATTAAGTGATGACCAATAACTGTGGTCATCagcacagctttttttttcttttttttttttttctttaatgcacAACATCCAAGGGGCATTTAGAAGAAATCACCATATTCCAAATAAGTGGCCGAATGGGCCATTGCTCTAAGTCAAAACTGCATCATTGGGATTGGGCAAAAGTGTTATTATACAGATGGCCACGACTAATGAGCTCAGTGTGCGCATCTTTGATGTTCACAGCAAGCAGAAAGCAAACTGCGAGCCATCGTGTTCTCAGTAATGAAGATGACAATAGCAATTGGAACATGGCGGGTTGCAGTTATGTGTCATTTGGTCACAGGCTTGTTTATTGCAGCTTTTATATGTGAGAAAAGTGAAAGCTTCCATATTTGAAGAATCACAACAATATGTCTTCAATTTCTTCCCCACCTTTGTCTCACCTTTCGCAGAATCTTCCTTGCgcatgtaaatataaatctgCTCTCACTTCATAGATTGTATTTATGATAAGCAGTAGACATGGCATATGAGAAAGAAATGGATTGTAGATCCAAtatgtttctgtctgaaatgGCGTTACAATATTGTTTTTGAAGACGGGTATTCATAAGGTTCTTTCAATAAAGCCAGGTGCGTGGGTTTATGATGTGTTGATGTTGGGAGAGATTGAGTTTGTGCTGCTGAATACCAGATGGATGTACCCAGGGAGAACAAATCACCTTTTCTGTTGTGTTCACGTCCCGTCCTCTGTTCCATGTCAGCTCTGCTGGCTCTCTGATCAGTCTTCCCTCTGGGGAGCTGGCATGCCTCGTAATTTCATCCCCACCACAATCAATGCAAACATGTTGCCTACACCTTCTCCAAGACTCTTTCAAGAATTGAATGTTTCACCAGGAGAAAAGTGTAAgagattttgaaaatgttattacATTATACCCTCGATAGTAACCTCGATGGTAGGAGGGAGGGGACCTGTCCAAAGCTCTTAAGCTTCATACCTTCAGCTGGTTGATTTATGGATTTGATTATATAGAAGTATTTTTTCCACTCTTTGCCAGTCAAATATGGTGCCTCTTTCACAGAGTTATGACTCTAAAGTTACATTACACTAAAGCATATAGGCTTGTGGCCACCTCAAACTAAACCGACATGTAGGTGCATGCATACAAACTGTGACTCTAACAATCTTTTTATTGTGGCATTTGAAGTTATGTACCGAGTGCGGGGGAAGTGAGTCCACTTTCCCCTCCAGGGACCAGCCAGTCAAAAGCTGTGTCACAGATTTCCATACAATAGAGTTTTGAAATGAATCAACTGAGCTGTGTAGCCATCTATTACTGGCTTATAAAGTTGGCTCCTCGGGAGCCTAGATAATTTATCATGGCCTGTAATAGAGACATTTAAGACCCAGGACATTGTGACATGTGATCTGACACATAACAATCCAAAGAATCCAATGACCCGATTTCCTCTCTGGTAAAGGGATACAGCTTCGTGATCTTCGAACAGTGAGCAGCAGGGTGGTGTAGTGAGAACAGAGATATCTTtgtgcagcagtgtgacagCAGAGGAACATGGGTCAGTAAAAATATTCCTTTGAATATTTAAAGATTGCTTTCTCATCAACGCCTCTCTTTGCTTTTGTATGACAGAATGTGGGGCCGGGCCACCTCCGCCAGTACCCACCCAACCCAGCCATGGTGATGAAGTCCATCATCAGCATGAACAGCTCCAATGGGATGATATCACGGAATCAGCTGACCACCATCAACCAATCCCAACTCAACGCACAGTTGAGCCTAAACATGGCAGGACCCAACATCACCCACACTTCCCCATCTCCGCCTGCCAGCAAGTCCGCCACACCATCCCCCTCCAGCTCTATAAATGAAGACGACCAGGACGACGGCAAcagggtgaggaagaggagttaGTTGTATGGTGATTGTTGAGAATTGACCTGCTGATGTAAAAGAggtttttgttaattttctcATCTTGTGCATTTCTATCATTGCAGGTGATTGGAGAAAAGCGACCAGCCCCCATAGATCCCACAAAGAAGCCCAAGACTcctaagaagaagaagaagaaggatcCCAATGAGCCTCAGAAGCCAGTGTCAGCTTATGCCCTGTTCTTCAGAGACACCCAGGCCGCCATCAAGGGTCAGAATCCCAACGCTACCTTTGGAGAAGTGTCCAAGATTGTGGCCTCCATGTGGGATGGTCTGGGAGAGGAGCAGAAGCAGGTACGACAACCATTCAAATATATCATGTGGCATTGTTATCATTTCaggtggaaaacaaatatgtatttacatatatgtgGAGTATATATGGtgtttgttgttaatgtttttgttagttAAAAAGAACCTTTACTTGTCCATTCACGCATACCTTTGTGTCATGACAGgtttacaaaagcaaaacagaagCTGCCAAGAAAGAATATTTAAAAGCCCTTGCTGCATACCGTGCTAGCCTGGTTTCCAAGGTGAGAAACCGTCTCTTCTTTCACCTGAAAAAAGTGTGAATTTGACAGTATCGTGAATTAAATTTCTCAGAATTCTTTGTAATATACTATGCACTGTGAATTTGTAGAAAGCTCTTTTGTAATGACAGAAAGAACTGAAGCAATTTGAGGTGTAGAAGATGTACAGTATACTAAAGCCGTGGCTTTGTAGATAACTTCTGATATTTTTTCTCCATCCAGGCTGCAGCAGAATCAGCTGAGGCCCAGACTATCCGCTCAGTGCAGCAGACCCTGGCCTCAACCAGCCTCTCCCCAGGCCTGGTGCTGCCTTCACCCCTCAACCAGCACCCCTCCATGTCCTCGGCATCCCAGGCCCTCCAACAAGCCCTACCCCGGGCCATTGCCCCGAAACCTCTTCAGATGAGACTAGGAGGCAGTCAGATTGTGACCTCCGTCACAGTTTCCCATCAGAACATGTCCTCCGGGATGCCCCCGCAGCTGCTTGGCCAGATGGGTGCCGGTGGAGCCATGGTGGCAGGTGCCCAATCCACAGCGGTGTCTCAGATGAGCCCACCCATGCAACCGGTGCAGCAGCACGCaatgcagcagctccagcagcagcaacagcagcagcagatgcagcagcacCTCCAGCACCatcagatgcagcagcagcagatgcatcACCAGCAGATCCAGCAACAGATGCAGCATCAGCATTTCCAACATCACCTCcagcaacagctgcagcagcaccacatgcagcagcagcagcagcagcagcagcagcagcaacagcagcagcagcaacagcagcagcagcaacagcacatGCAGATGCAGCACATGCAGTTGCAGCATCAGCTGCATCAGCAGCAGATTCAACATctccagcagcaacaacagcagcagcagcaccagtcCCAGTGTTCCCCACCCCAGCACTCTCCTGGTACACCCCATTCAGTGGGAGGCTCTGCATCACTCGGCAGCCCCCAGCCAGCCCCACAGCAGCAACCACACCCCTCCCAAATCCAGGCCCACGCCCAGGTCCTGTCCCAGGTCAGCATTTACTGAGCCAAATGGAAATCCTATCTCAAAGAAcgggaataaaataaaagcatcattcCACGTTGCTTTTCTAAGTTGCACTTAAGAAGTGTGTAAGATTTAGAATGTTATACAAAGAACTTGTCCATTGTTATAGACGGATATGCACACACGTGTACAGGAGGTAAACATGTTAGCTGGGCTTTTGTCGATAAAATAGGCTGAGCTATGACAGAAGCCTGTTAGGGTGAGCGCCCAgtgattgtttatttgtttgtttgtgaggtCTTTCAGTTGTCAATTTAAACTGACTGGGCACACAATATGTTGAAAGACATGTgtctttcactgttttatttaacaataaaGCTTTATTTATGAGGCCAGAGTTGTCAGTTCACCCCAGCGAAAGGACATTTTAAATGCGTTTTAACAAAAGGATTTTTATCAGCTCTTGCCTGGACTGAATGACTCACAGGGTCCTTGCTGGAAACCAGTAACCCGCACATCAGTCTTTGTTCCCACACTGGACAGTATATAACAAGACTTTCTTAAGTCCAACCTTTCTCTTTCACCAATCATTCTCGCAGATGTAACTGTTCAACAGTGGCATGGAGGAAATTATTGATCAAATCATCACATATTGGAGGCCCAGTGATATTTGACCACATTTAAACCATGTTACAAATGCAGAATAAGGGGAACTGAAAATACAAGGTCTTGGGATGCAGATctctgaatgaatgactgaacagactgagacagagactgccATAAATCATTTatgtcatcacatcatcaaACTGTAGCTGTAATCTGCTGTACAGGTTTTGTAGAGTGGGGAGAGATGAGACCTCCTTTATCCAGTAATCTGCCCTCCAGGTGATTTGCCCAAAAGCGTGTAACTGGCACCCCCAACCCCCTCCAAAAAAATTCCTCTTTAatctatttgtttttacttcagaTGTTTAAcaattaaattatgtttttatcttgtgtaACAAAGGGGATATTTTATGGTAAATACAAATTTCCGGATCAAGGAAGATGGTTTGGGGATTGATGTATTTTTACTCTGCTCCTTGATACCgtcattgttttaaaaaaggaaaaaaaagaaaactagcAGAGCCAGTTTGTTGCACTGCCAAAGCCAACTGAAAAGGCATCGGAGGTATTTTTGCCAGCTGTATAGAAGTccctgaaaaaaagaaaatgttgtacATTTTTCATATCACCTGTTGTAAAGTTTTAATATGTGAggctttaattaaaacattgttaaaCGACCTGTGGATTGCTATATCACATAGTGCATTTCTGctcttttatacttttttatgaGTTACAATAGCAGCGattaattttgtttgtattttgcttACAAACCAACTGCTTCTGAAAACTGTC
This window contains:
- the tox3 gene encoding TOX high mobility group box family member 3, with protein sequence MDVRFYPTAGGNSIPGDPQNLDFAHCLGYYNFNKFQNNNNYMNMAEANGALLAAGDTFHTPSLGDEEFEIPPITPPPETESGLGLSEVDSHFQAMSEPPGPHRGPLIPQFPPQSLDLPSITISRNMMDQEGMSVNNGQPVNVGPGHLRQYPPNPAMVMKSIISMNSSNGMISRNQLTTINQSQLNAQLSLNMAGPNITHTSPSPPASKSATPSPSSSINEDDQDDGNRVIGEKRPAPIDPTKKPKTPKKKKKKDPNEPQKPVSAYALFFRDTQAAIKGQNPNATFGEVSKIVASMWDGLGEEQKQVYKSKTEAAKKEYLKALAAYRASLVSKAAAESAEAQTIRSVQQTLASTSLSPGLVLPSPLNQHPSMSSASQALQQALPRAIAPKPLQMRLGGSQIVTSVTVSHQNMSSGMPPQLLGQMGAGGAMVAGAQSTAVSQMSPPMQPVQQHAMQQLQQQQQQQQMQQHLQHHQMQQQQMHHQQIQQQMQHQHFQHHLQQQLQQHHMQQQQQQQQQQQQQQQQQQQQQQHMQMQHMQLQHQLHQQQIQHLQQQQQQQQHQSQCSPPQHSPGTPHSVGGSASLGSPQPAPQQQPHPSQIQAHAQVLSQVSIY